The Girardinichthys multiradiatus isolate DD_20200921_A chromosome 23, DD_fGirMul_XY1, whole genome shotgun sequence DNA segment AAAGAAGCAATACGACAAACTAAAGAAGGAATACAAAGAGAGCGGAGGAGGATCGGCCTCCAGTCCCAAGAAGTAAGGCTTGTATTACAGAAGCTattactttttttctgttaaagtaGCATGTGTCACATCCCTGAATGTCTGCCTACGCCTTCGACTTTCAGAGAGAAGAGAAAATCGGTTGGAAAGAAGGATGAGAAGAAGAGAAAGTCCAGCGgtggagagaaagaaaaggaacgGGGAGGCAACGACAGCTTCAAGAGCCGCGAGTTCATTGAGACCAGCGAGGATAGTTCCTCTGACTCTGACCACAAGAGCAAgtccaagaagaagaagaagaagaaggtaaACCAGTTATAAATATTATAATCAAAGCAGCTGCAGGAAGAGACATTAATGCAGATCTGAAATGCAAATTCAAACATCACTCGCTGTAGTCACAGCAAAGCTATTCTTCTTACAAATTAATTTATGATTGATTCTGTTTTTAGTGGGTGCCAATTTTGCTTAGTCGGTTTTTGTTCATATGGAAACATAAAAGTATCTGCATACTTACATAGTATCTTGATTCTTAGCTACATTAACCATTTTAATGTCACCAAACGCACAGTCCAAATCAACATTAGTGACTGATGACAGAGGAACCGCTTGTTTCGAGgtccagatttgtttttttttttggactcaGATACTGTTCTTAGTCATGTTAGAGTGGGCCTTGTTGATACCGAGTTCCAGTCCTATTATATATTAAAGTTTATTACATAAATGCTCGCTGTAAGGATGGACAACACCttgaatgattttaaatctcATCTTTTTAACTTGACTTTTAATTCCAGTTGATCATTTGAATCAAGCGTGTTTTATTAAcagtttctattttcttttattgtgttaACTGCTATTATTCTATTGGTTTTACTGTAGATATTGGATTTTATtgcttatttcatttttttaaatatcttttgcAGCACTTTGGTCACTTTGTGTTTGAAGCGCTCTATAAATTAAGTTTGATTGATCGATATATACTTTAAAACCCATTAGCTTTCAAGGACAGTAAGATAACATCCAGCATTTCCTTGCAATCACAAGGTTTGCATTACTTCAGTCATTGTGTCCCACTTAATTCAATCACCATTCACGCTCCGGGATCTCTTACCCATTTTTCACACTTGTTTTCTTATATTGTCGGCGGAGTTCGTTCACCAATGTGCAGCGCTGCTCTACTGTACGTTTGAATCCTGCAGCCTGCATTGGTGTATGTATAAATCATGCTAATTAGTCTCGTTCCCTGAATGTAGGGCCTAAAAACCCCTAGCTTTTTAGGGAAAACCTTGATTTGTTAGAATGAAGGAAAACCTATGATGCAGTTTTGCAAGCTGTGCAGCTTCGTGGCGGCAAATCATCGTACTTCCACATCGATCATCAAATGCAGTAATAATTACTGGGGAAGAGGAAATCATTCAGATGTTTTAATTGGCTGTTATGGATCATTACTGTGAAAGCGATTCTAAAAGCCGCCGTTTATGTTGTGGACTTTAACGTCTGCTAGAATTGGAGCAATATTTAcagctgtctttttttttaagttatctTGAAGGCAGCGAAACAGATGTGTGGTGAGGACTAATGAAGCCGAATCAGAGAAATATCAATTTAACAGATAATGTTTTAGTCCTACGCCATTTAGACTGCATAACGTACAGTTGAAGTATACTTTCAgcctcagattaaataaatctttaccCTAATAACAGGTGAAACAATCCCAGTTCCTCttattgatgtttttctttatttacacaGGAGTCagaagatgaggaggaggaagaagctgtATCCACTCCTGCCAGCTCAGAGGAAGAGTCTGACTGAAGAGACACAGATCATGCACTCAAACCAAGGACCAACTCTTTTTACTCTGTTGATTTTCAGACCAATCACAAACTTGAGTTGTACCATTTTCTTCaacacatttaattttaaaagtacAATCGAGTGTCTTTTGGCTACGTCTGGAAACTCATCTGTGGTGACATTTGAGCAAGTCTCCTACTGACAGCTCAGTGAAATGATGGGATGCTTGAAAGGTTTCCCATCCAACCCATGAGAATGGTTGCTAGTTACATGGCACTGAGGACTGTAGGAGGTAATAGTTTGTCAATGCAAGTGGGGATCAATTTTTGTTCCTCTTGTGTAgtgctctttaaaaaaaacaacaatgtcatgttttcaggtcataataaaaacagaattttcagattcttgctctttttttcttatgttttgtgttttgatgaTGCTCTTCTACTGCCTTGTGATGTTtcttataaaataaaacccaacaaTTATCTGTGCTCTTGAAATTCCTTTGTAACGACTCCTATGCACCTTAAACCAATCAGGTGTAAACTTGCAACCGCTATTGGTTATTTTGTCATTGGATATTTTTCTGACTGTAGGGCTTCTTAAACCCCTGAATAAATGTGAGGCATCCCCCTGAATGAGATGGACGGTGTCGCTATACTATCGGGCCATAGTATAGTTGTGGCCCAATCTCAGAGGAGTGGAAGACAACGgatggtatcagagtaaagtggattgaattgaaatgcacactactttttttttagattttcattaaagaaaacattaaaacctgAAAACATAAGGCAAAGTCATGATTCCTCTGAATAAAGCTTGTACACCACTATGTGGACTGCAATGGAAAGTAGTTTTATGGTTCTTCTCGGCATTCTAgagttttttaattattatagaGTGTAATTTAAAGTTGATTTGTAATACAACTAAGGGAGTGCATTCATTGAGTGTGTAATGTCATGTCTTGATTTTAGCAGGGTCAATGCAAACCGATAGGCCCATCAGGCCACTGGAGCCGACCAATCAGATCTCCTGGACTCGGGGGTTTTAGTTTTCACAGAAATGCAGCATACAACCTTTCTACTTAACAGGACTTACACCAGGTTTTTACagactcgtacttgtactcatcATCTAAcgcttcatccaggaccgggtcgcgggggcagcagactcagtagagacacccagacatccctctcccccaGACAGCTCCTCCggtgggagcccaaggcgttcccaggccggctgagagacatagtccctccagcgtgtcctgggcctcctaccggtgggacgtgcctggaacacctcctgaggaaggcgtccaggaggcatccggtatagatgcccgagccacctcaactggctcctcgatgtggaggagcagcggctctactccgagctcctcaccctatttctaagggagcgcctggccaccctacggaggaagctcatttcagccgcttgtatccaggatctcgttcttttggtcatgacccaaaggtcatggccataggtgaaggtaggaacgtagaccgaccggtaaatcaagagcttcgcttttcggctcagctctctcttcaccacaatggactggcacagcgtccccattactgcagcagccacaccaattcatctgtcaatctcccgctccattctcctctcagttgtgaacaagaccccaagttacttgaactcctccacttgaggcaggaactccgctttacactcggctgcgaaccgccccagtgcatgctgtaggtcttggttacagggggccagcaggaccacatcatctgcaaaaagaagagatgaaatccagtagcccccaaaccagaccccctcatATCTCTCGtccgggcttggcccggccggctCCCACGAGGTGCAACCTTGTCACCAGGCGCTCTTTGaagagtcccaaccccaggcctggctccagggtgggaccttGGCTCTGCCATACTgggtgacgtcacgtgcctcgttttttttttttggtcctcatgaaggcatCTTGacccgctctttgtctgacccgtcacccagagcctgtttgccatgggagaccctaccaggggcatttaagctccagacaacatagcctctaggatcattcgagcactcaaacccctccaccaacGTTAAGGTGGCGGCTCAGGGAGGAGGTGTTTACAGACgtgttctttaaaatatttatcattCTAAATTTAGATTCATTTTTAGCAAATGCATAAAAGGATGATTGTAAAATGTCAGacagtttaataaattaaactcGAGAGCTTAAAAGTGAAATAGTTCAATAGCAGAGCAGGTTGGATGATAAATTTGCCACGTTCCgtataaaacatttcttttgtcAGGGAAAAGGGATGAGCCCTTTGACCTCTAATTTCTGACTGTAATCCTACAGCTCATTAACTGCTTCCACCCCATTATGCTAGAGAATATAAAACAAGGTTTTAGAGCAGTCTTACTTAAGGTATTCCCACAGGATGTGCGCTCCCTGGAGCACATTAGCAAATTTAACCAGGCCGGGCGGTTAGGACGAGTGTGTTAGATGGTGAAATTTGTAGAGACAGTGGTTTCAAACAACAACCCGAAGCCTGAGTGGAAGGTGGTTTGGAGTGTGGCTTTTAAGAGCCAAATGTCACCGGATGTGATGTTCATCTTGAGTGCTGACTTCAGTGATAAGGCACCTTCAGGAGGAACTCTCAGCAGAAATCCACTGGTGTTCATTTGCATATATAATTCAGCTTCTGTGTGGATTATATACAGTATGATTGTTTATGGAGTTGTTCAAACATCTGGTTTACTAGAGAAGATAGGAATCAAAGAATTATAACGATTACACTGGGCAATATTTCatagaaattcaacagttttaGTGATTCTTCCTaatgcagtttttttaattacttcctgtattcattaatttatcttctgtaccgcttattccatagtggatcaCCGGgggatctccagcagtctacagacaagaggcagggtacaccctggacaggtcgccaatctatcgcagggtaacacagagacatacacgacaaacaaccatgcacacactcattcacacctatgggcaatttagagagaccaattaacctaccaATTACAGGAGATTgaaagagagagggaagacatgcagcacaggtccctggggtcaggactcaaacccaggacagctgcgtCAAGGACCGAAGCCTCCGCATATGGGTTGCGCACTCTACTGATGCACCACATCATGCAGCCCCCTCTCACTCTAACTCcctaaaatccagtgcaacctatTTCTTGGAGGTCTAATTtagtctcagtataaatgcagctgctcCCTCACCGCTGCAgagttttgttagagaacattagtgagcaacCAGCACAGTGAAGACCAAGAAAGTCCCCACAATAAGTTTTGTggacatttaaagcagggttaggtaataaaagaaaatcctaaACTTTGGACCTTACTTTTTCTAAGGTCGTGTTGACCTGGCAGCTCAAGCAAACAGTATGGCGGTTGTAATTGCCTTACAGTGTCTGGGCAAATTggatctacaaaataaaaaataatattaataaagaaTTGTTGCTCTACATATTCATGGTCCGGGCTATAAGAAGAAATCTTGAAAGCTTGTGCTCTTCAAATGTTCACAGCACATGTTTAGGTGTTTCTGCTCCCATTTTAGATTACTATTAGAGGACCACAAACATAATGGGGGCCACTTAAGAAATGCTCAGAGAGAGACACACTTACTGTTACATTATCTCTGTGATGTGAGAATCCATAATGTTGCTTGTTCTTGGGAGTGTGTCTAGAAATGGTCCTATCGTATGACCCGTTGTCATTAATGTATAATTTATTACAGTGCTTTTAGATTCGGTCTTGTAACCAATAAGCCTTTAGTGgagttcatttttctttacagttCATGTATAGAAATCTATATAtatggagagagagaaaaagaaagaagggtAATTACTAAATACAgactgttttcaagcctttatgtCTGTTTATTATGAAGACTTTTTGCTCACAGCTAATGTGACATTTCAGATTAGAATAGTACGTCGGACGAATAGAAAGaacattttaacacagaaatgtctcTCAGAAAAAGATCACAATAtccataaaaaaattataagcctaataatataaaaacaaatataaaatattaatttcagcAATTAAaccttaatttttaaaatgtatttatttatctttatatCAAACAGGAGGGAAGAGAATTAAGTTTCTACAAGTACATTTtgtcaaaaaacatttattttattcttctgtacaaaacaaattaactgGTTTTCCTTTAGTTGTAAGGATTGAAGGTTCTCCTTGAAAGTTACTGTAACCTGTGAGGCTCTTCAACTTGGctctaaaattattatttaattcataaacaataaatacctacttaaaagacaaaaagaggCATCAACTGATAacagatttagaaaaaagaTCCTGTGAAAATTTGCCATCGCTACATTGTAAACATTAACAGATTAAATGATTAATTGTCATCTATGTAAATTATCACGTTTTCCTGAACTTATTTCCCAATTTAACAGTTTTTGCACTTTAAATCTTTCAGTTACTTAGACAAAAAAATCAGCATTCTTCATAAACATTTGATGCATTTTTCTATAATTACTATATTTACTTCTATTTAAAATCCATATTGGTAAGAGTTTTACCTGTGTTTTACCTGTGTAGGAAATTATTTCAGCATTCATTTTGACTGAAGGGGGTGTTTTATTCTATACAGACCTGAATCTAATCTACTAACATACATGTTGTCTGTTTAGCACAGGTTTCAGATTGAACAGAAATgacttggttttgtttttcagtttccagGCCAAAGGTGACCTCTTTGTCTGCAAgactgaaaaaaacccaagattTACCACAGATAATATGAATAATTCTGGTATCCGCTTCTGCGTGCAGAAGCAGCAACCTGGCAATAATTTGATGAAGCAAATAAAAAGGGTTAGACCCCAAACTTGACAACATCCACTCTCTAGCGGAGTACTTTGAAAGTATGCTTAAAAATCCTTAAGAAACCCACTTCGGTGTTGTGACTGAAatataacagcaaataaataaattcaacgTTAATGGATTGACAGAAATAAAACCTTATTTTACTAATAATTTCATAATTTATTCCATACAAAACTAATTAATCAAAAACTTTTACTCACGTCATCATCTTTACActttacaaatctggcctttagcAAGCAGTGACATGAGAAGTCTTGTTTGTAGTGTGATACAAGCTGTGTGGAGGACAGAGCAAACAAGTAAATTAAGCACCTTAATTTACTTGTTTGCTCTGTGGTATCTGACCGATACCAAAATGGATTCTTTCTGGCAAACATGCCAAACTTATTTGTTATGGAAGACTAACAAGTCACATGAAATTCAACATACATTTCAAATagtaaaacatagtggtggcagcatcatgctgtgggggtatTTTTTTATGCAGGCTCATGGACGCTACTCTGGTCAGAGATAATAGGAATAtggatgaaggaaaaaaaccGGGTCATACTGGAGGAAAGACAGTCAGAGGTTGCAAAAGATTTGCGACTGTGatggaagttcaccttccagcaaaatGACCCAAATTGCAACCAAAGGtggcttttcaaaatattaattCTGGGGACTGAAAACAAACGTTTCAgagtttatttgtaaagcaaataaataaaggtttgtGGCTCTGTTATGACAAAATGAAGAAAGGTTGAAGGGGAAAAGCTGATGTATCCTTTCTTTTATTACCATGTTGTTGTGATCAAACTGGACACATATTTTAGCCAATAACTGACACTTAATTCAAGGAATGAACTGataaaaaatacaagaaacCTATAAAATGAATTTGATACACTAGCAGTGAATGAATGCAGATACATGGTGTATTGATTGGTGCCTCTGGCTAAGTGTTTACGAGGCTGCTGTGGTTTTGCTTCAAACCAGAAGATGTAGAGAACAGCATGGGAGACTGGGATTTGTGGTCAAGAAGGAAAGAGACATCCTCCTCTTGCGCCTTTGAGTAACGAGGGGGAGGTCTCATTTATGTCATTAGCCAATGACACAGGGGAAAGAAACTGATTTTCATTGAAGAAGACACGCCAAGGAGAGACACTGAAGACTACTGTTCCAGTGTTTGCAATAGAACCAGGAGAGAGAATTCTGGATGTTTAAAGGTTTAGGTTCTAGGCCTGGAAAAGAAGCGAACTTTTCTCTCAGACTAAGGAATTTCTGCAGCCATGACTTCGCTAGCATGGAGCTTTATGACCAGCTTCTTGACCTACGAGACCAACAAGTCTGTGGTGGTGAAGAGCTGGTCTGTTGGGATCATTAACCGGCTGGTGCAGCTTATGATCATGTCATATTTTGTCGGGTCAGTGATCAGATTTCTATCTATTTATTTAGGTTCTAGCTCATGTGGGAGTTTAAATAGACTCACTCCAGAAATATTGCaatgttgcttttattcatcttcaggtatgaaaaaaataaaacctgaaccCTAATTTTTTGTAATATATAGTTTTGAAGTTTTTCACATGTCCACTCAGGTGGACAGCATGTTCAAGACTTCAAAATTTGGActtgagaaaaaaactgaacactATATGAAAACTAACGTGGCCACATGTTTTACCGTTTTCTAATATTGTTCAGTTAAATTAAAACTATTTGACTATGTTCCCAGCTTGTCATCCCTCCCTTTCAGCTCTTCATCTAAACACTTCAAACCATTCCTACTTCCTCCAGCCtagttataatttttttaaaacctgaagaaaatatatagtgctatataaaagtatttgttcccgtacaaatgtcttgtttttattttttagtaaatgtttcagatcatcagatACATTTTAAGATCAGGCAAAGATAAATATGAGTTGGTATGAAATGTAGCTTTAAAACagtgatttcttttatttacggTAATTAAAAAACAGCCACCTTTTCccaatgtgaaaaagtgatcAGCCTCGTTGTTAACTCGttaattttatgtgatttaCCACCATATTTGGATAGCTGAGCTCAGGTTCTCTAGCCACAACCAGGCCTGATCACTACCATCCCCATAGAATCAGGAAACGtcctaaatagaacctgtctgactaCACGAAGCAGGCTAatagatctcaaaaagcaacaaattataccctgatctaaagaaattcaagaccAGGGAAGCAACAAAaccattgacatctatcagtgaAAATGGAGGCTGTGGGAACTGGACAACATACTGTATTTGATGAatccatgaattctgctctctgtcAGAAATTTCTAAGGAACAATATCCAGCAATCAGTTTGTGAGCTTAAACTCAAGTACACGTACTGTAGGTTATTCAGCAGGACAATTATCTGAAGCAccccagcaagtccacctctcaaaggacaaaacattttgaagtggCCTAGTTTAAGTCTAgatttaaatccaattgagacgCTCTGCTTGATCTTAAGCAGGCAATTGTTTCTGGAAAGTTTGCATGGAAGAGTAAGAATTCCTGAGACTCATTGCCATGCAATGTACAGTAAATGCTTGATGGTAGTTGCTGCTGGCACTGCCAAGCCATAGTACTTTTCACATAAGGTTAGGGTGCTTTGGATagcttattttccataataaatgaaattattactCAGGATTGTTTGATGATGTGAACATTTacgtgtaaaaaaacaaacaaatctttaCTGTGACAAATACTTTTCCATAGCACTGGATTGAATGGTGCTGAACAAAAAAGGAATGAGTCATCACTGAGCGTTTTGAGATAAACTTAATGTCTTATAGATGCCTCCTGCTCCAGCACAGTTAAATAGCTGTCTTTTATCCTCGCCTGTGGTCAATTCTGCAGGAGCCTGCATTAATTTCATTCAGATGGGTACTAGCAGGCTCACATCTAAAGCATGCAGGACACCTTCGCTAAAGGGTCAAAATTACCCAGCTGCCCTTTCTTCCTATTTTGAGAGGTGTTCGCAGTGTCACTATCAGCTCCAGTATTCTACCTGTGTCATGACGTGCTGGttttgggttggaccaaagtACAGAGCAGAGCGAgggagccgcatggtgagtagagaAGTAGTTTTAATAATGATAAGCAACAGACTAACAGAATGGCTGGACACGAAACATGGCAGGGAAGATACAAAGTAGCATACATGGTAAATATCAGGGGaaaccagtggagaacaatggCAATCTgagagtataaatactgaggtagGTAGGAGAATTGACCAATGAACCAGGGGAACTAATCAGAAGGAATATGAGGCAGCTcagtgaacagaaataagtaaacaaagaCCAGATCTAaaaggaaatgtaaaataacacatctaacacaggaatccaggGAAGTAGCAACTAAAAAACAGAATTAATCTAATAAACCTAAATGAGCAGAAATAAAGCAAGAGAAGAACATGGCAGTGTAACGAaagtaaacagaactcaaaccaaaaacctaacacaggcagattgtggcagtcTGAACTTTGGCTAATTTAGTAGACATATGAATATTGGCAATTTCCTCCCAGCAGAAACTCTCAACATTTTAACAATTATCTTAGTTCTTAGTTGCTGGTACTATAGACGGACTTGTACAATAATCCCAAGTAGAGAGGCGTTTCTGGTTGAGTGAAAGCCATCGATGGTGGATGAGGAAAACCACTAAACACAGACTCTGTTAATGCTCAATGGGGCAGGAACCCCTCGTGTTTCCTGAAGTCGATCACCATTTCCTGAGTTTTGCTGGTGTTAAGCAGCAGGTTGTGTTCAGAACACTAACCTGCCAGCTTGTTCACCATGACCATGTATGGAGACTCACCCCCTCCGCTGATGAGGCCGATGACTCTGTTGTCATTCACAAATTGAATGATGGTGTTGGCAAGATGGATGGGTGTACAGTCGTGCATGTACAGGGAATACAGGAAAGGGCTCACCACACAGCCCTGAGGAAAGTCGTGTGGAGGGTCATAATTGTAGCAGATTACAGGCATTGGGGAATGATAGCCTGTGAAAATGAGAGGTTGAACAACCTAGTCAGTGCTCCCACTAGCCACTCAGCACAGCCACAGAGTACTTTTCCTAGTACGCCATTCAGTTTACCAGCCTTCCTGATGTTCACACAGCCTTCAGGACATGGCTCACTTGGTGTTCCTGGAGAGTGTTTGTGCCGTGGCTGGAGGTCTGCGGTGGCCGTGCAGCTGTGTGGAGAGCCTCTGCCTTGTAGCGGAGAAATCAATTACTTAACCAGAAAACCTGAAAATGTAGAGCTCAATTTACAAACGTTTTGGTTGAGTGGTTTTAGATTTAAAGGTAAAATCTGAAATTGAGCACAACCTTGTATGTTGTTTCATTTCCCCCGTAGCTATGTCTTCCTCTATGAAAGAGCCTACCAGGAGGCCGACACAGCCATCGAGTCATCAGTCATAACTAAGGTCAAAGGCTTTGGCAAGCTTAACAACGTTGTGATGGATGTGGCTGATTACATCTACCCTCCTCAGGTGTGTAACTCAGTACTACACATTTAAACACCTTTAAAAAAGCACAAGACTGAGAGCTACTTGTGCTGAATATATGCCTACAACAACAAATTCATGTCACATGGTGTGGTGTGTTTCAGGGTGAAGGCGTGTTTAGCATCATCACTAAAATCATAACCACTCACAACCAGTTCCAGGGAACATGTTCAGAGGTGAGGACACATCTTGGGACATTTTGGACTTGGATTATCCTCATGCTTACCAATTAATTtggataaaactttattttatttagcacaTTTTAAACCCTCATGATGGTCAATTGACACACATATAATTTGTTGAAGATTAAGGAATAATGCAAGAAAGTCTGCAGAGATGAACATTATATTGTACACCTATAACATAAGACTTTATCCATATAAATCATTCAGTCAACATGTTGAAATGATAGACCAGATGTTAGTTGATGGGTATTAAATTGTGCTGCTTTATGGAGTAAAACACCTGTCTGAACATACTGCCTAATCTCATATCAATCACTTTTGCATGCTTCTTGCTGTTATTTGTGCACCTAAagaaatttagtttattttgtcaTAAAATGTCAACATCATTTTAACATTAATAAACCATTAAAAGAGAAACTGACATAGATGCTCATGTTTTGTGTCCGTGTTCATTTCAGATTGGGGACAGTTTCAATTGTAGCACAAATGCAGACTGCGCCAAACATCTTAGCTCCGTTCAAGCTAACGGTGAGTCTAATTTCCAAGGATGGTGAAGTTTATAAGGAAGAAAAGGAGCCGTTTTTAGGTGCCCAGTCTGTGAGTGCCCTCATGGACCGGACACCTAGAACCATGTTGTACAATGCATGCTCCACATGAGTAATTTCATGATGGACAGGTGCAGGACCACATGATGTGTGGTGGATGTCATCACACACTCATTGCTTCCAATCCTAAAATGTAATCACCATCAAATTTTCTCAAGTTGTCCTAATGCTCTCTAATACATCTACTAAGGTTTCTCTGTCCCATGATTGGATGGTCCAGTAACTGCCTGTAACAGTAATGTTCAACTCATAATTCCTCTGGTGCTCATTGTGGACGGCCCAGATAGCTGTtcttggacacacacacacaaactctcCAGTTTGAACCAGCtttatgtttttcctttaaaagGTATAATTACAGGTGTATGCAACACATCTTGTGGTTCCTGTGAGATTGAAGGATGGTGTCCAGCAGAAAATGACCAAGTGCAGATGTGAGATTCAGGCataaaaagacacacacacacagatgcacactTAGTTGTAATGTTACTGTCacttaaaatattaatgttatccCTGTCTACAGCGAGCCAATGGCTGAATTTGTGAACTTCACTATTTACATCAAAAACAGCATTCGCTTCCCCCTCTTCAGCGTCACGAGGTAGGTCATTCAAAAGCCCCCAAACATACGTGCTCTAACTTAAATCTGAATGAGTGTTAAGCAAAAGTATATAAGCAATCATATGTACAGTTTCAAAAACTGACcttttttagtatttttgtgtcacaaaccttctttctctttttcagaggAAATTTTAATTCCACAATCAACAACTGCACAAATAACAAGCTGACAGATCCTTTCTGCCCCATCTTTCGAGTGGGGGATATTCTGACTGAAGTCAACCAGAATGTTACTACGTTGGCAAACAATGTCTGATCTTTTCCTAAAGTTGAAAGTTTTCCTAATTCTCAGCTCT contains these protein-coding regions:
- the p2rx3a gene encoding P2X purinoceptor 3a, encoding MTSLAWSFMTSFLTYETNKSVVVKSWSVGIINRLVQLMIMSYFVGYVFLYERAYQEADTAIESSVITKVKGFGKLNNVVMDVADYIYPPQGEGVFSIITKIITTHNQFQGTCSEIGDSFNCSTNADCAKHLSSVQANGIITGVCNTSCGSCEIEGWCPAENDQVQIEPMAEFVNFTIYIKNSIRFPLFSVTRGNFNSTINNCTNNKLTDPFCPIFRVGDILTEVNQNVTTLANNGGEIGIVIEWRCNLDRDVDLCVPSYSFIKLNAPFENNISKGYNFRFAKYYKTADGTDFRSLHKAYAVRFDVMVTGTARKFSLIPTVINVIAALTSIGMGTVVCDLVLLNCLKGAEQYKKKKFEEVSEAQILASITPSPGSQMSVRQGHDSCCDSGAISLSVNY